From Trypanosoma brucei gambiense DAL972 chromosome 5, complete sequence:
GCGAAGCAATACCTGGAATCTCGAGACCAATGAATGTGAGAACATTTGTCTATACACAAACCGACACATTAATGGGCgcgtggaaagggaaagttgaacacaaaacaaatggATATATGGGGGAGTAGGTGATTTGACACATTTTCgtgggaggagaaagaaCTTGGGTAGAAtgggaaaaaatacaaatggaAATCAGTGTACGAATCGATCAAGTTTCACTGTTTTCAATCGCAGGGTCCCTGCGTCCAAAGGTGTCCTAAGCTTAAAATTCATCACGGGGTGTCGACAACATGTTGTGCCACGCGGCACTTGAGGCAAGAACCGGTGCCACCGCAACGCTTCAGGTACagaagggacaaaaaaaataagagaaaggaaaggttAGTCAGTGTACGAATCGATCAAGTTTCACTGTTTTCAATCGCAGGGTCCCTGCGTCCAAAGGTGTCCTAAGCTTAAAATTCATCACATCAAACTGTTAGCTGCAGCAAAAAGCATCGTATGTGCTGAGGTAGGCAGCCGttcaaaggggggaaaaaggagcGAAGGTCATTCTGGAGCAACGTCGCCGACATTAGGACCATGCATCAGATCCCATAATTTCTCACACACTGTTGTGAGGTGTCGGAAATGGAGGTTCAAGAAAGTTTCAAATGTAAAATAACTAGGGGAACTGCCGTAAAGACACTAGATAGGATTGAAAAAGAGCACcattgttgttgcatattgCAAAGCGCTGCAAAGCGGAGAGGGCGCCAGTTCAATAAATCATTTGGCGGTGAACACAAGTAGGCGGAAGTATAGAGGGCCTTACGgtaaaggggggggggtgaaaCTTCACAAGCCCGCGGTAAGAGTGGGCAAAAAGCCATACCGCCGTGCCCCATGATAGTGTATTTGTACCGTCtccgaagaaaaaagagaaaaaaaaacgtatttTCCTGTTGGAAACAGAACCGACAAGATTCGTGCTGGTGTGAGCTCCTCCCTACCGTACAACCCACCGTGTCCTTTTCCATCAGGGAAGAAATGAGAGAACCCGAtgttttgtttccgttaAATGCGGTTAAGTAAACAACGGTTGAGACCCTCGTGTAGAAGCCGCTCCCTCTGCTTCATATTGTCCCGCCATCGACAGCGCTCGTTAGCCGATACACTACTGCCAACACTACCGCACTCGCTCGCCGCCTCAACGAGCTCTTTTCCAAAAGGGTCGCTCAAACCGCTTGACGTCGCGTTTCCCGGTCCAGAAGTAAGCAGCTCATCCAGCACAACTCGAGTGTCGGACGTCGGCAACGTGTCTATGCCACACGTGCCCATGCTGCGCCTCGTCATGTCTTTCGCGTAAAAGAATCGCATGGCTTCATCATCGCTTTCACTACCCTCCAGTGAGCAACAATTCCTCTCAACGCTCAGCTCCTGCGACAGGTTTTTCATCTCGTTGCTTAGCAACTCCAATGGTTCTGACAACAGCTTCCGCACATCCTCCAACTCCTTTGCGATCATTTGCCGAGCTTCAGCATTAAtcgttcttttctcctccgcTACCTCATCACTGGTTGGATCCCTCAGCCCCGCCGCCTTCGCTAGGGTGTCTGCACCGTGCAATATTTTTCGCGCCTCATCAGCAAAACTCTGGCGCTTGCGTGACCAATGGCAAATCGCTGCAACACGCCTCTGCTCAACAGCGTTCAGTTCCTTGTCTATGAGCAACACGTCGCGCCTGAGTTCCTGCAGCCCCTTCAACTTCTGTTctcgctgctgcttcaggTGCTCCAGCGCCCTGCCAAGGGCCAGCATGTGCTCTGCCCTTGGTTGCTCATATTCATCCCGTAAACGTTGAAGGAGGGTGTTTGCATTACGAAGAAGCGCGGAGGGAAAGTATTGCGTTGCCAGAGAAAGCGGAATGCGACTGTGCCCGGTGTGTGGTCCAACCAAGAGGGACAAGGCACTACAAGAGGTGTGGCAGTTTGTGCAATAAAAATCCTCAACTTCACCGGGGAATAACGGGCACGGGAAATAGCGTAGTGCCGCCATCAACGCCGCCTTTAAAGAGAGTATCTGGGTGCGCGTGGGTTTATAGGCTTAAATCTATCTTTTTTCTATGATTCCAACAGCCAGCGCCGTTGTTCCTCTCGAATCTAACGAATGTAAGGCCTCGAAAGTTAAGTAGgagagaaaaattaaacaacAGCTATAATAAGGGCAGTGAAGTAAATTAAAGTGAGGTGTCAACCTAAGTGGACGTTGCGTTGGCACGTGGGTAACGGATACAAAGGGTTGCATGCACGCTCAGCTACAGCGCAAACGCTATAAGCGCCAGGTTACTGCGGTCAGTTGTTAacacctctctctctcttgcACTCTTTCAGGTTTTAGACGACAGTCTTCACCGAAGCAGCTAAGTAAAAAACTATCGAGTCCGCTCTCGCTTACGCCCCCCACTTTTCCTCCCTAAATCGGCACCATCAACAACCACATCACGCGAGGCGGTGGAAGCACCTGTCCCCCATTTTCCACTACGATGCACCCAACTAATGCGTGTTACTCGGACGGGCATACCCAAATCGCTCGGTCCCTCCCCAACGACTTCTGTTGACGTCGACCATTTGTATGACCCCCGCATCCGCAATAGCGCTTCCTCCATTGTTTCGTTTCCCTCTGGTCCCACCGCACTGTTGGCAGGTGGTGGCAACTTCGCATTCTCCTGCTGGAGGAGATTCAAGAAATCCCCTTCCACATCATCCACTCGTTGCTCACAAAAGTTTATCACTTCACAACGAGGGTTCGCTGCTAGTATTTCCGACAACGTATATAACAACTGTGGCCAACTTTTCGGGTTTCCGTAGAGGGCGTCACAGAGTACAACAAGGTCTACATGATCGAGCAACCGCTGCATTTCGACGAATGCGGGAGAGGGTAAGAGGTACGGTGAGCGCCCTCTCTCGTTTTGTGCGCTCGGCACGTCTGCATTTGAAGAATGTTGCCGCGCATTATTAATTTTGACCCGCTTAGCATTATGCTTTTGCTTCACCAGAGGCGGCGGACCCCACCTCCAGGTCATTGCAACACAacttccctttccattgcTTCGTGAGAGAATTCTCTCCTTATTTAACTCAATATTCTTTTCCATGAGTGGCACAAGTTCCTTCATGTCAGTGATTACCACGCGCGCACCCGCCATCGCGAGCCCAATACCCAAACAGCCGACCCCCGCCCCGAGCTCCACCACATGACACGCCTTGTCGTGGTTCTGGAGGACGTGTTTCTGCAGGTGGCCCATCGCAACTGAGTTGCTGTTCCACAACACGGCACCGAGTTGGTCTTCTGCATCTTCCAGGAGGTGCTGCAATTCGGGTTGGACTTTCCCGCCTTGTCCCACCTTGTGGTGCAGTTTCTGAGACTCCGCGGTGTTGTCGCTGCTCTCACCGTCGTCCTGCCCTTCTGGCACGGCCCAATGTATAGTGGCTATATTGCCAAACGGCCCTTCCACCTCTTTCACGACCCATTGGAGCATCAACTGTGAGAAGCCTTAACGGCCTACGTAGGATAAGTACAGAGAGAGATGAGGCCAAAGGAAATACCCTTCGAACAAACTATACCCGAACATGAAGCAGCCTTTCTTCACACGAGGAGTGTTTAGTGGTGCCGGCTGCGGGACTCGCTGACGGACTGAGGGCCTCAAAAGAAAGGACCAGTGAGTCTCTCTCAACATGCTGTTAGCAATTAAACAACTCTTCTTTAGGCAAACCTAACTAACGAGACGGCGGATGGGTCTTAATCTACTCAGTCCACCGAACGCAACAACCAAAGGCAATGCAGCCCATTTACACTTACATGTACCACTTCCCGCACACGAGCTTACTGCACCTGCCTTACATCAGCTGACCTGTTTGTTGCGGAACTCTTCCTGCAGGGTGCGCTCCTTCTGCTCCACTGCCTCCAACTGGCTAGCGACACACTCAAGCCGcctcttcatttccctttgCTCTGCCCTGCGCACCTCAGTGTAAAAGATGAGCTTTCTCTGTGCTTCCCGCAGCCGTTCACTCCAAAAAAGGCAAATGCTCTGGACCAACCGATGTATGCCGCAGCCGTCACCCTTGGCACCGTACTTCGCTGCAGTGCCGGACGCAGTGGGGCAAATATACGTATTACCGGAGCGGGGCGAGAAGCAAACACTTATTATACGTTCAGGGCATCTTACCCCCGGCTTTCCTGACCCCACCGACTCCGAACACTCCGAGACGAGCGCTTCGACCTGCCCCCTTTGCTGGTGCAACTGATTGTCAAGTTGGATGATGGCTTCACTCGCTTTCACGGATCTCCATAGATCAGGGTCAGACTCCTCTTGGCATTCTGCAACTTTAGAGACCTGCTCATCCAGCACACCTCCACCCCTTCGCAACCCCAGGGAGGCAGCACCAACGCCCTTCCTTTGTTGCGTGATCGCTGCAGGACCATTCACACACCCTTTTCGAGCAGCACTCccatgcagcagcagttgtgTTGTTATACCGAGCTGATTCGCAATGAGGGCGTACACAAGTTGCCTTGTGGTTCCATCGCCCAAATCATCATTCACCACCTCGTTCACACCTTGGCACTGCTCATAACTGTCGCCACGGCTCCTTTTGCTGTGAAGAAACATGTGGCGTCCTACGGCCGCGACGCGCCGTTTTGCTTCACCAAGAAGGGTGCGACCACTCGGTGAGGTGAAGTCCAAAAGAACTGGCGTGTCGCCGACTGATCCCACTGAGGGGCGCGACGACGACCTCCCAAAGTCTTCACTAGCAGGAGCCGATGGTACCTCCTTGAGCCCCTCCTCTGCTTCATGGTTGCCAGGAAATGGGTCTGGAAGGTCACCGAACAAAGTATCGAtgtttgtttctgttccagCGACGAGCTTGCGCGATTCATCAACCACACGTGGCAAGGAGGCAAAAAGATCGTCAAGATCCACACGCTCGTGACCAACGGAAGACGGGTCAGCATCACTTCTAGGTTCACCAACACTGCAGCCGCTGCCGGTGCTCTTAGACACCCACTCGAGTGAAGCCACCCCCTTATTATTTTCCAACTGTGGTGTGTGGGAAGCTGCACCGGCGCTTGCAACACGCAACAAGTTCAAGTTTAAACCGGTAGACGACGCACCTTTCGGCGGCGGTAGGCCTGCATCTGAGTCAACGGTGCTGCGAAGCTCCTTGACAAGAACGCGCTGTTTCGGCTGTATCCCAGCAGCCCTTTTGTCTGTGCCAAGATCGATTGGCTgaaattttccttttgtcgAGGCAATTGActcttcaccttcaccgcCTTCCCCGATGTCCTCCGTAATGCTGTCCACAAGATATGCCTCACTCGGTCCGGAACGATCCTCCATCATGGCTCGTTCCATCCGCTTCTTCGCCCTGGCCGACAACGTGCCGGATTCGATAGCCTCGCGGTTACTTTGGAGTTTAGCCAGGAAGCTTGTGTGCTCCAGCTGTTTCCTGCGCTCTTTGCGCAGCCCCTTTTTCCCATCTTGATTGGCCAATCGGCTCATGGCAAACTCGACCATCTCCTTCTCAGACGCTTCCATGTTTACAGCGTCTGGACGAGCGGTGCGCGTCTCGATACCCCTGTGGACCCCGCGCTGCCGCTTGCGCTCCTCAAGAAACTCTCCTAAGGTAAGGGAAGCACTGTTTCTGGACTCGCTGGACTCCTGCTGCCGCCTATACTCTAGTGCGTCAAGCAGGGAGTGATATTGCTCCTCGCACAACCACGCCGGCCTGTTCATACCACAACGACGTGACACTTCTTGAGATATCAGACTCCATTGGTTTGGAAAGAGCGACTGCAGTTGGACAAggttctcctcttcctccgccGTCCACGCTTCGTTAATGTTTAGCCGAGGGTCGAGAAAATTTTCCCAGCGCTCCCGGCACTGGgttgcagttttttttaccaGCGTTGAGGCCACGCGTTCCCAGTTCTGCAGTCCATACACCGTAAGAGACGCACGGAGTACCTGATCTTCACTGTTTGTCCACGCACCTCCCTTGAAGTGTAGGCGCGTCATTTCCTCCAAGCCAATCCTCCACGGTACAACCCCCTGCTTCTTCCCGTCGTAGGACCGCCACCATCAATGCCACAACCGCATGAcgaagagagagggagatgaaaaggggaagaggaaagaaggaagaaaaagaagtgtgATATGGGAAGATTGGTCTCATGCATAATGgataaggggaaaaaaaactctcaACAGAGGCATCGCAGTAGTTTTTGAAGGACGTAAGTGGTACGATAATTAACTTAACACCACAGCATCTCgtcgggggaaaaaagtaacgGCACAAGGTAGACGGTGGCCATTTGGGAACATGAATATGTACCGAAATACTGACACGTTCACCCTCCGTTTCCTGGGAGCTGTTTGCCACCCATTATTACTCTCATCTCTTCCCATACCCCTCcctcacaacacacacacacacaccgtcGAGACCTACATCAGGAAGCACCTACACTACCGGCACCCCAACCTCGTTCGTTATTTTGCGCAGACTCGCGACAGCCTCAACACATGCCGATAATTCAGGTGGAACTTGTAGCGAGGGGTCGTGGACAAGACGCAACATGCGATGAAcatcttcctcacggagaaCCATATCATTCCCATCATTCACACCACCCTCACCGTGGGACTTCGCAGAACGTAGCCTCCGCAGCTCTTTACTCCACTCACGCATAATGCGTCCATAAAAGTAGTAAATAGCCTCAGACTGGCAGAGGCCTAGACGGAGACAGAGATCAAATATTTCGTAGTCAATGGGGGGAATCTCTGGGGCACGCGGTGATGTGTTTGGGATGCGAGCGAGGGCACTGGCGCTAATAAGTTGGTTGCACTCTTGCTGGGCACGTTGAAGTGCCGGAGCATCGTGCTTGCCAAATACACTTGGTGCAAGACGGGTTGGTCTCCCCTCAGCCTCATCTGCCAGCATTGGGGACCGCGGGCGGGTGGACGCGAGCGTGCCCACTTTAACTGGAAGAGGAGGTTTAATAATGGGCGGTGGAGCAACAAAAGGGGCGCTTCCATTTGTACAAACACAGCCCTCTTCTCCCCACACAGCCTCAGTGCCCTTTTGCTGTA
This genomic window contains:
- a CDS encoding cell division control protein, putative, whose translation is MTRLHFKGGAWTNSEDQVLRASLTVYGLQNWERVASTLVKKTATQCRERWENFLDPRLNINEAWTAEEEENLVQLQSLFPNQWSLISQEVSRRCGMNRPAWLCEEQYHSLLDALEYRRQQESSESRNSASLTLGEFLEERKRQRGVHRGIETRTARPDAVNMEASEKEMVEFAMSRLANQDGKKGLRKERRKQLEHTSFLAKLQSNREAIESGTLSARAKKRMERAMMEDRSGPSEAYLVDSITEDIGEGGEGEESIASTKGKFQPIDLGTDKRAAGIQPKQRVLVKELRSTVDSDAGLPPPKGASSTGLNLNLLRVASAGAASHTPQLENNKGVASLEWVSKSTGSGCSVGEPRSDADPSSVGHERVDLDDLFASLPRVVDESRKLVAGTETNIDTLFGDLPDPFPGNHEAEEGLKEVPSAPASEDFGRSSSRPSVGSVGDTPVLLDFTSPSGRTLLGEAKRRVAAVGRHMFLHSKRSRGDSYEQCQGVNEVVNDDLGDGTTRQLVYALIANQLGITTQLLLHGSAARKGCVNGPAAITQQRKGVGAASLGLRRGGGVLDEQVSKVAECQEESDPDLWRSVKASEAIIQLDNQLHQQRGQVEALVSECSESVGSGKPGVRCPERIISVCFSPRSGNTYICPTASGTAAKYGAKGDGCGIHRLVQSICLFWSERLREAQRKLIFYTEVRRAEQREMKRRLECVASQLEAVEQKERTLQEEFRNKQVS